Genomic DNA from Terrirubrum flagellatum:
CGATTTCGAGAAGCTCGACATCAAGCCTGACGTGCGGCCGCTGATCCTCAAGGACAATGCGATCAAGCTGCTTGGCCTGAAAGCCGGGAAGGCGTCCTGATGGAACGTCCCTCGACAGGCGCGAAAGCCCGCCACGCCGCAGCGAATGATGAGCCGATCGCGCGCGAGCGTCTGGCGATCGATCTGCCGTCGTCCCTTGCGGCCGAACGGCAAGGCGACATCGCAATCCTGCGCCTCTCCCGGCCTGAGAAACGCAATGCGCTGAACGATGCGACGGTGCAGGGGATCGAGGCTTTCTTTTCGCGGCTGCCCGACGACATCAAGGCCGTGGTCATCGATGCGGCCGGCGCGGATTTCTCCTCCGGACTCGATCTGTCTGAACTCTCCGAACGCAGCACGATCGAAGGCGTCGCCCATTCGATGATGTGGCATCGCGCTTTCGAGCGCGTCGAATTCGGCCGCACGCCTGTCGTCGCGGCGATGAAAGGCGCTGTCATTGGCGGAGGCCTCGAACTGGCCTGCGCCGCGCATATCCGCGTCGCCGAACGCAGCGCCTATTACGCTTTCCCCGAGGGACAGCGCGGCATCTTCGTCGGCGGCGGCGCCTCGGTGCGCGCGCCTCGTCTGATTGGCGCCGCGCGCATGGCCGACATGATGCTGACCGGGCGCGTGCTCGACGCGGAAGAGGGACACGCCGCCGGTCTCTCGCAATATCTCGTTAATGAAGGCGAGGGGCTCACGAAAGCGTTGGAGCTCGCGACGCGTATCGCGGCCAATTCGCCCGTGACGAATTTCGCGGTGATTCATGCGCTGCCGAAGATCGCGGAGGCGAATCCGCGCGAAGGCTACATGATGGAAGCGCTGATGGCGGCGATCGCGCAAGGCAGCGACGAAGCGAAGGAACGATTGCGGGCGTTCCTGGAGAAGCGAGCGAAGAAGGTCACCGATTTCCGATGATGCGGTTCGCCAACTGCCGGAAGAGCAGGGCGAAAGGGGAGGAGCGATGGAGATCAGCAGGCAGAGGATCGGCGATGCGCAGCGCGCGCCGCTGCGCGACGTTCCGTTCGGACGGTTCACGGTCGCCGTCGATCGGCGCGACGACGGCGTCATCCATGTGCGTCCGGTCGAGCAGCTTGCGCCCTATCCTCGTCGCCTGACGGATCGACTGCATCACTGGGCGACGCTCGCGCCAGAGCGGATTTTTCTCGCCGAGCGCGATGGAAGGGACGGCTGGCGGACTGTCAGCTACGCGCAGACGCTGCGTCTTGTCCGCCGCCTCGGGCAGGCGCTGCTCGATCGGAATCTTTCAGCGGAACGGCCGCTGCTCATTCTCTCCGGCAACAGCATCAATCATGCGTTGCTCGGGCTTGCGGCGCTCTATGTCGGCGTTCCCTATGCGCCGGTGTCGCCGGCCTATTCGCTGGTGTCGACGGATTTTGCCAAGCTCCGCCATGTCGTCGGCCTGCTGACGCCGGGATTGGTCTATGCGGACGATGGGCGCGCGTTCGGCAAGGCGATCGACGCCGCAATTCCCGACGATGTCGGCGTCATCCAGGACTCCGCCGGAGCGGACAGTGGGCGACCAGCCGTTGCTTTCGCTGATTTCGCAGATCGCGAGGA
This window encodes:
- a CDS encoding crotonase/enoyl-CoA hydratase family protein, with protein sequence MERPSTGAKARHAAANDEPIARERLAIDLPSSLAAERQGDIAILRLSRPEKRNALNDATVQGIEAFFSRLPDDIKAVVIDAAGADFSSGLDLSELSERSTIEGVAHSMMWHRAFERVEFGRTPVVAAMKGAVIGGGLELACAAHIRVAERSAYYAFPEGQRGIFVGGGASVRAPRLIGAARMADMMLTGRVLDAEEGHAAGLSQYLVNEGEGLTKALELATRIAANSPVTNFAVIHALPKIAEANPREGYMMEALMAAIAQGSDEAKERLRAFLEKRAKKVTDFR